The Selenomonas sp. AB3002 sequence CGTTGTCCAGATCCGCTGCGCTTTCCTCGATGTCATAGTTGCGTTCCAGCGCCATCTGCACCCCATCCTCAAGGGTCATGTCCAGCCTCTCAGCCGAAGCCGTCCCCCAGATGCTGCATAGGATAAGTGTCATCACTGCTGCTTTTGCATGTTTCCTGTAAGATTTCATCTGCGAACCTCCCTGCTGCTTATGCAAATCGATTGTTGCAAAGTGCTGCATAATTTCCCATTTTCTCATTCAGTTGGGCTGTTAATTTTAGAAAATAATTCACAATAGGGAATACTTCTCCCCCTCCACAGCATTTTCCTGCCCTGCAAACTGAATTTATTCTGTATGTCAATCAAGGTCCGATGCTTTTCCCTTGTATTTCGGCTCCCGTTTCTCAAAGAAGGAATTGATGCCCTCTTTGTAATCCTCGCCGCCATAGACCTTGTGGCGATAGGCGTTGATGCGCTCGAAGCTTTCTGCGCTGATGACCGTGGAAGCACGGCTCAGGATGCGGAACTGGCGCTTGATGGCGCTGATGGACAGGACGCTGTTGCGGCGCAGGGGCTTGAGGAACTGTTCTTCCAGCACCTCTTCCAGCTCGTCTTTTTCAGTCACGCGGTTTATCAGGCCCACGTTCAGTGCATCTTCCGCTTCGATGGGCATCCCCAGGAAGAACATCTCCCGGGCCTTGTTCATGCCCAGCTGATTGATGAAGTGCAAGAGACCTGAGGCATTGTAAGGAATGCCAATCTTGGCCGGGGTGATGGCAAAGGTGGCATTCTTGGAGCTGACAATCATATCGCAGGACAGGCAGAGGTCGCAGGCTCCTCCCCACACCGTGCCATCCACGCAGGCAATCACGGGAATAGGCACATCCTGCACATCCCGCAGCAATCTCTCCATGGGAACTTCAAAGGCCAGGGGGTCGCTGCCATCCTGGGGCAGTTCGTGCATATCGTGGCCCGCACTCCACACGCCCTTGTTCACCTCTGCCTGCAGCACAATGCCCACACATTCGCTGTTATAGGCAAACAGCAGCGCCTCCGCAATCCCCTCACACATCTCTTCGCTGAGACAGTTGTAATGCTTCCCGTTCTGCATGGTCACAAAACAGATGCGGTCTTTGATGATTTTATTAACTAACGGCATGTGAATCATCTCCCCTATCCTGCAAAGTTCCTAACCAACACAGATGAAATATTTCGCTCCCCCTCCCCATTATCCTGCCCTGAACGAAAAAAAGCCTTGCGAGTTCATAGTCTCGCAAGGCTTTGCTTTCAAGGTATCAAATTATTTGTTCAGGGGCTTCTTCAGCACGGAGAGCACTGCGCAGCCGACTACGGCGCCAATGAGGATGGCGACGAGGTACATCACCGGGTTGCCGATGGTGGGGACTACGAAGATGCCGCCGTGGGGAGCACGGAGGGTGCAGTCGAAGGCCATGGTCAGGGCGCCTGCCACAGCGGAGCCGATGACGCAGGAGGGAATCACGCGAATCGGGTCACCAGCTGCGAAAGGAATAGCACCTTCAGTGATGAAGGACATACCCATGACGTAGTTCACGACACCGGCCTTCTGCTCACTTTCGGTGAAACGGTTCTTGAAGAAGGTGGTGCAGAGAGCGATGGCCAGAGGAGGAACCATGCCGCCTGCCATGACAGCAGCCATCACATGGTATTCGCCGGAAGCCAGGAGGCCGGTACCGGTGACGTAAGCAGCCTTGTTGATGGGGCCGCCCATGTCGATAGCCATCATGCCGGCCACTACGATGCCCATGAGGATACGGGCAGAGGGATCCATGTTGGCCAGGGTGTCAGTGAGCCAGGTGTTGATGGCGCTGACAGGAGGCGCAATGATGTACATGGAGATGAAGCCCATGATGAGGATGCCGAAGAAGGGATAGAGGAGGACGGGCTTCACGCCGTCCAGGCTGGCGGGGATATTAGCGAAAGCCTTCTTGAGGAGGTTCACGATCCAGCCGCCCAGGAAGCCGGCCAGGAGGGCACCAAGGAAGCCGGAACCGGTGGTACCAGCCAGAGCGCCACCCACGAAGCCCACAGCCAGACCAGGACGGTCAGCAATGGACATGGAGATGAAACCAGCCAATACCGGCAGCATGAAGCCGAAGGCTGCGCCACCAACGCTCATGAAGAACTTGGCGAAGGGGGTGTTGCTGCCGAAGGAAGCAGCCGGCTCAGGAGCATCAAAGAGGAAAGCCAAAGCGATGAGCACACCGCCGCCCACCACGAAGGGGAGCATGTGGCTGACGCCGTTCATGAGGTGCTTGTATGCCTGACGACCCAAAGACTCGCCTGCGGTATCTGCTGCACCCTCAGCCTCGTCGCTGCCGGTGGCATGGTACACAGGAGCCTTGCCGCTCATAGCCTTGTCCAGGAGCTCGTCAGCCTTGTTTATGCCGTCGGCTACCTTGGTGATGATGGTGGGCTTGCCGTCGAAGCGGGCCATAGCCACGTTCTTGTCAGCAGCCACGATGATGGCATCAGCAGCGGCGATTTCCTCAACAGTGAGGACGTTCTTGGCGCCGCCGGAGCCGTTGGTCTCAACCTTGATGGAGATGCCGCGCTTCTTGGCGTGCTGCTCCAGGGACTCGGCAGCCATGAAGGTATGGGCGATGCCGGTGGGGCAGGCAGTGACAGCCAGCACCTGGATGTGGTCAGCCTTGGGAGCTGTTGCCACAGGCTCAGCTCCGGCAGCCACGAACTTGCCGTCTTCCTTGTCGTCAATGAGCTTCAGGAACTCGTCCTTGGACTTGGCGGCAATGAGGGCTTCCTTGAAGTCAGCATCCATGATCATGGTAGCCAGCTTGGACAGGATGGCCATGTGCTCGTCATTGGCAGAGTCCGGAGCGGCAATCTGGAAGAACAGGCGGGAGGGCAGGCCGTCCATGGACTCGAAGTCCATGCCTGCGGGCACGGTCATGGCCGAAAGGCCTGCGGCCTTGACGCCAGCGCTCTTGGCATGGGGAGTGGCGATGCCGTCTCCCAGGCCGGTGGTGCCAGAAGCCTCGCGGGCCAGCACATCTTTCATGTACTGTTCCTTGTCAGTGAGGTTGCCGCCCTTTTCCATCAGGTCGGTCAGCTGCCGGATGGCTGCATTCTTATCAGCCGGCTGTGCTCCGAGGAGGATAGACTCGCTCTTGAGCAGGTCAGTGATACGCATGATATCTCTCCTTTGTTAAAAAATATATGAGAACATAATAATGAGGAAACTTGAAGTTTAGTAAAGAAACGCAGTAGCAGGCCTTACCTGCCCCGCTTGCGGGGGCGCGTAAGCGCGGGAGCCCGGTGGGCTCCCTGGTGTGGGGACCACCGAAGGTGGTGGAAGGGGGGACGAGAGCAAGCAACGCTTCGGCTTCGATTCCCCCTTCCGTCAGCCCTTCGGGCTGCCACCTCCCCCGCAAGCGGTGGAGGTATGGTCAACCCTTTCATTGCTTCTTCTACAATCAGCTGCGGATGCTCTTGTAGAGGGCCTCAGCTTCTTCCCTGGTGGCCAGGTTCTCGCTGAAAGCGGAGGCGGAGCCGGTGGCTACGCCCATGTAGAAGGCGTGCTCAAAGTCTTCCGGCTTCTCATGGCAGCCGGTGATGAAGCCTGCCACCATGGAATCGCCTGCGCCTACGGAGTTCACCAGCTTGCCCTTGGGGGCCGGGCTCTTGAAGTGGCGGCCGTCCTCGGTCAGGAGGATAGCGCCGTCGCCAGCCATGGAGATGAGCACGTTGCGGGCCCCCTGCTCCTGGAGCTTCTTGGCGTAGGTGACGATTTCCTCGTCAGTGGTGAGCTTCACGCCGAACATATCACCCAGCTCGTGATTGTTGGGCTTGATGAGGAAAGGATGATACTTAAGAACCTTTAAGAGCAAACCTTTCTCGGCATCAACCACCACGCGGATACCCTTGCCGTCCAGGCGGCTCATGATGCGCTCATAAATGTCATCCGGCAGGGTGTTGGGGATAGAACCAGCCAGCACCAGGGTGTCGCCTTCCACCAGCTTGTCCAGCTTGGCAAAGAGCTCTGCCTGTGCCTCCTCGCTGATTTTGGGGCCCTGGCCGTTGATTTCCGTCTCCTTGTCGGCCTTGACCTTCACGTTGATGCGGGAGAAACCCTCGGGAAGCTGCACGAAGTCATGAGCCACGCCGAAGCCCTCCAGCTGGCGCTTGATTTCCTCGCCGGTGAAGCCTGCCAGGAAGCCCAGAGCCGTGGACTTGATGCCCATGTTGCCCAGGACGATGGACACGTTGATGCCCTTGCCGCCCCCCAGGACCTGCTCGTAGTTCACCCGGTTGATCTGCCCTGCGGCAAAGGAATCCAAGCGCACGATGTAGTCAAGTGCCGGATTGAAAGTAACTGTATAAATCATTTATGCTTCCTCCTCGATTTACTCCCCATCTTCCAGGACCGTGGTGAAGTCCCGGTATTTCTTGTCTTCCAGCTTCCCTGTGATGATGGTGGCGCTGGAAATGCTGCCAAAGGTAATGGGAGCAATCCTGTTGAACTTGGAACGGTCTGCCAGCACATAGGCGTGCTTGCAGCGCTTCAGGGCTTCCCCTTTAACCTCACCCTCGTCTGCATCCGGCGTGCTGTAACCGGACTGGGTGCTGATGCCGTTGGTGCCGAAAAACCCCTTAGTGAAATTGTACGCCTCCAGGCTTCTGATAGCCCCGCTGCCCACCACTGCTTCCGTGGTAGCTTTCATGGCCCCTCCCAGGATAAAGACCTTGAAGCCTCTGGCGGAAAGTTTGGAGGCATGGGGCAGGCCGTTGGTGACGTAAGTGGCTCCCTTTTCCGTCAGGAAATCAATCATCTGGAGGGTGGTGGAGCCTGCGTCCAGATAGACAAAATCCCGGCGCTTCACCAGCCCTGCCGCCAGACGTGCAATGCCCACCTTTTCCTCCGTAAAGAGGGAACTCTTGGTGCGCATATCCTCCTCCGAAGCGGAGTAGCGATTGTCGATGGCGGTGGCGCCTCCGTAGACCTTGTAGAGCCTGCCGCTCTTGTGCAGGCTGGTGAGGTCACGCCGCACGGTGGATTCCGATGTGTTGAGAAGGCGAGTGAGCTCCGTGACTGTCACAGCCTTCTTTTCTGTGAGCAGTCGCAGGATAGCTGCATAACGCTCTTCCGTGAGCATAAGTTTCCCCCCTTTAATGTATTTTGTTATTAATATCATATAGCTAAACATAAGCAAAGTCAATCAAAACCGTGAGAAAGCAAGCAAAATTTTGGTATAAACGATTACATACAAGCAAAATCAACCATCCTCATCCAAAAAACGTCCAGAGTCCCTGCTGGTGCTCCCCACGCCCCTGGCGCCCACGGATGGGCGCCCGCGGACCTTTGAATAACGTGAAGTTATTCAGGTCCGGTTTTCTTTTTGTTACTTTTTCTTTGCGCCAAAGAAAAAGTAAGGCCGAAACGTAACATTTTAGGGTATAATGTATTATAGAAGAAAACCTTTTACAGAACGGAGCGTGACCCTATGACCGAATCCAAGCCAAAGATAGTACAGCACCGCAAAGCCTCCTTTTACTTCAAGAAGTACCTCACCATCTTCATAGGCGCCCTCATTGCCTCCGTAGGGCTGGAGATTTTCCTCATCCCCAACGAAGTCATTGACGGCGGCGTGGTGGGCCTATCCATCATGGCTCAGACCCTTTCCGGTTTCAGCATCGGCATCTTCCTCATCCTATTCAACCTGCCCTTCCTCTATTTAGGCTACAAGCAGATAGGCCAGAACTTCGCCATCGCCACTCTGGTGGCCATCCTCTTCCTGTCCGGTTGGTCGAAGGTCATGGAACCCATCCCTCCCCTAACCACTGACCCCTTCCTGGCTGCCATCTTCGGCGGCATCATAGACGGCCTGGGGGTGGGCCTCATCATCCGGGCAGGCGGCAGCCTGGACGGCACGGAGATTGTAGCCATCATCATGGACAAGAAATCCGTCTTCTCCGTGGGCGAAGTGGTCATGTTCATCAACCTTTTCATCCTTTCCAGCGCAGGCCTCTTGTACGGCTGGGACAAGGCCATGTACTCACTGGTGGCCTACTTCGTCATTTCCAAGATGATTGACGTGGTCATCAAAGGTCTGGACGAGTCCTACGCGGTGATGATCGTCACCAACAGTCATGATGACATCACCTCAGCCCTCAATGACCGCCTGGGCCGCGGCGTCACTTTGCTCCACGGAGCAGGGGGATACACCGGGGAGAGCAAGGAAGTGCTCTACTGCGTGGTGACGCGGCTGGAAGTTGA is a genomic window containing:
- a CDS encoding DeoR/GlpR family DNA-binding transcription regulator, producing MLTEERYAAILRLLTEKKAVTVTELTRLLNTSESTVRRDLTSLHKSGRLYKVYGGATAIDNRYSASEEDMRTKSSLFTEEKVGIARLAAGLVKRRDFVYLDAGSTTLQMIDFLTEKGATYVTNGLPHASKLSARGFKVFILGGAMKATTEAVVGSGAIRSLEAYNFTKGFFGTNGISTQSGYSTPDADEGEVKGEALKRCKHAYVLADRSKFNRIAPITFGSISSATIITGKLEDKKYRDFTTVLEDGE
- the scpB gene encoding methylmalonyl-CoA decarboxylase, which translates into the protein MPLVNKIIKDRICFVTMQNGKHYNCLSEEMCEGIAEALLFAYNSECVGIVLQAEVNKGVWSAGHDMHELPQDGSDPLAFEVPMERLLRDVQDVPIPVIACVDGTVWGGACDLCLSCDMIVSSKNATFAITPAKIGIPYNASGLLHFINQLGMNKAREMFFLGMPIEAEDALNVGLINRVTEKDELEEVLEEQFLKPLRRNSVLSISAIKRQFRILSRASTVISAESFERINAYRHKVYGGEDYKEGINSFFEKREPKYKGKASDLD
- a CDS encoding YitT family protein, which produces MTESKPKIVQHRKASFYFKKYLTIFIGALIASVGLEIFLIPNEVIDGGVVGLSIMAQTLSGFSIGIFLILFNLPFLYLGYKQIGQNFAIATLVAILFLSGWSKVMEPIPPLTTDPFLAAIFGGIIDGLGVGLIIRAGGSLDGTEIVAIIMDKKSVFSVGEVVMFINLFILSSAGLLYGWDKAMYSLVAYFVISKMIDVVIKGLDESYAVMIVTNSHDDITSALNDRLGRGVTLLHGAGGYTGESKEVLYCVVTRLEVDKLKEIVLEKDENAFVTINAVHDIIGGRFKKKAIH
- a CDS encoding fructose-specific PTS transporter subunit EIIC, which encodes MRITDLLKSESILLGAQPADKNAAIRQLTDLMEKGGNLTDKEQYMKDVLAREASGTTGLGDGIATPHAKSAGVKAAGLSAMTVPAGMDFESMDGLPSRLFFQIAAPDSANDEHMAILSKLATMIMDADFKEALIAAKSKDEFLKLIDDKEDGKFVAAGAEPVATAPKADHIQVLAVTACPTGIAHTFMAAESLEQHAKKRGISIKVETNGSGGAKNVLTVEEIAAADAIIVAADKNVAMARFDGKPTIITKVADGINKADELLDKAMSGKAPVYHATGSDEAEGAADTAGESLGRQAYKHLMNGVSHMLPFVVGGGVLIALAFLFDAPEPAASFGSNTPFAKFFMSVGGAAFGFMLPVLAGFISMSIADRPGLAVGFVGGALAGTTGSGFLGALLAGFLGGWIVNLLKKAFANIPASLDGVKPVLLYPFFGILIMGFISMYIIAPPVSAINTWLTDTLANMDPSARILMGIVVAGMMAIDMGGPINKAAYVTGTGLLASGEYHVMAAVMAGGMVPPLAIALCTTFFKNRFTESEQKAGVVNYVMGMSFITEGAIPFAAGDPIRVIPSCVIGSAVAGALTMAFDCTLRAPHGGIFVVPTIGNPVMYLVAILIGAVVGCAVLSVLKKPLNK
- the pfkB gene encoding 1-phosphofructokinase, with the protein product MIYTVTFNPALDYIVRLDSFAAGQINRVNYEQVLGGGKGINVSIVLGNMGIKSTALGFLAGFTGEEIKRQLEGFGVAHDFVQLPEGFSRINVKVKADKETEINGQGPKISEEAQAELFAKLDKLVEGDTLVLAGSIPNTLPDDIYERIMSRLDGKGIRVVVDAEKGLLLKVLKYHPFLIKPNNHELGDMFGVKLTTDEEIVTYAKKLQEQGARNVLISMAGDGAILLTEDGRHFKSPAPKGKLVNSVGAGDSMVAGFITGCHEKPEDFEHAFYMGVATGSASAFSENLATREEAEALYKSIRS